In one Gossypium hirsutum isolate 1008001.06 chromosome D09, Gossypium_hirsutum_v2.1, whole genome shotgun sequence genomic region, the following are encoded:
- the LOC107892660 gene encoding uncharacterized protein isoform X2, whose amino-acid sequence MFGWGNRNAFPLFPRPTTKQTFGPITPLFPSVSITDIGCNSPSEFEAGNRDSPSILNFIFLFLPSSSPDVSQFFPSRFLLLLLNSPSGKLVQIEHALTAVGSGQTSLGIKAANGVVIATEKKLPSILVDETSVQKIQCLTPNIGVVYRFLFILQLSGKLGYSVLLVGDILDLINMHIALNCLKIKSATISVFCQCLKQVPVHVHL is encoded by the exons atgtttggttgggggaATAGGAATGCATTCCCCCTATTCCCTCGGCCCACCACCAAACAGACGTTTGGtcctattacacctctattccctTCCGTGTCTATTACTGATATTGGCTGTAATAGCCCTTCTGAGTTTGAAGCGGGGAATAGAGATTCCCCATCAATTCtcaattttattttcctttttctgcCCTCATCCTCTCCCGACGTTTCCCAATTTTTCCCTTCCAGATTTCTACTTCTTCTTCTG AACAGTCCTTCAGGAAAGCTAGTTCAAATCGAGCATGCCTTGACAGCAGTAGGATCGGGTCAAACATCTCTTGGAATCAAag CTGCTAATGGGGTAGTAATTGCTACTGAGAAGAAATTGCCTTCAATCTTGGTTGATGAAACCTCT GTTCAGAAAATACAGTGTCTGACACCAAATATTGGAGTTGTTTACAGGTTTCTTTTCATTCTGCAATTATCTGGAAAGCTCGGTTATTCTGTTCTTTTAGTTGGAGATATATTGGATCTGATTAACATGCATATTGCATTAAactgcttgaaaatcaaatctgcAACTATCTCTGTGTTTTGCCAATGTCTTAAGCAAGTACCAGTTCATGTGCATCTATGA
- the LOC107892660 gene encoding probable proteasome subunit alpha type-7 isoform X1, whose translation MFGWGNRNAFPLFPRPTTKQTFGPITPLFPSVSITDIGCNSPSEFEAGNRDSPSILNFIFLFLPSSSPDVSQFFPSRFLLLLLNSPSGKLVQIEHALTAVGSGQTSLGIKAANGVVIATEKKLPSILVDETSVQKIQCLTPNIGVVYSGMGPDFRVLVRKSRKQAEQYHRLYKLKVEYEKGTSEKNGNVVYHYFFTCLMIHGLAAMF comes from the exons atgtttggttgggggaATAGGAATGCATTCCCCCTATTCCCTCGGCCCACCACCAAACAGACGTTTGGtcctattacacctctattccctTCCGTGTCTATTACTGATATTGGCTGTAATAGCCCTTCTGAGTTTGAAGCGGGGAATAGAGATTCCCCATCAATTCtcaattttattttcctttttctgcCCTCATCCTCTCCCGACGTTTCCCAATTTTTCCCTTCCAGATTTCTACTTCTTCTTCTG AACAGTCCTTCAGGAAAGCTAGTTCAAATCGAGCATGCCTTGACAGCAGTAGGATCGGGTCAAACATCTCTTGGAATCAAag CTGCTAATGGGGTAGTAATTGCTACTGAGAAGAAATTGCCTTCAATCTTGGTTGATGAAACCTCT GTTCAGAAAATACAGTGTCTGACACCAAATATTGGAGTTGTTTACAG TGGTATGGGCCCCGATTTTCGAGTTTTGGTTCGAAAAAGTAGAAAGCAGGCAGAACAGTATCATAGATTGTATAAG CTGAAAGTGGAATATGAGAAGGGAACTTCAGAGAAAAATGGCAATGTTGTATATCACTATTTTTTCACATGCCTTATGATCCATGGCCTTGCTGCTATGTTTTGA
- the LOC107892660 gene encoding proteasome subunit alpha type-4-like isoform X5, which yields MFGWGNRNAFPLFPRPTTKQTFGPITPLFPSVSITDIGCNSPSEFEAGNRDSPSILNFIFLFLPSSSPDVSQFFPSRFLLLLLNSPSGKLVQIEHALTAVGSGQTSLGIKAANGVVIATEKKLPSILVDETSVQKIQCLTPNIGVVYSGMGPDFRVLVRKSRKQAEQYHRLYKWCKAFWCISTGCWIR from the exons atgtttggttgggggaATAGGAATGCATTCCCCCTATTCCCTCGGCCCACCACCAAACAGACGTTTGGtcctattacacctctattccctTCCGTGTCTATTACTGATATTGGCTGTAATAGCCCTTCTGAGTTTGAAGCGGGGAATAGAGATTCCCCATCAATTCtcaattttattttcctttttctgcCCTCATCCTCTCCCGACGTTTCCCAATTTTTCCCTTCCAGATTTCTACTTCTTCTTCTG AACAGTCCTTCAGGAAAGCTAGTTCAAATCGAGCATGCCTTGACAGCAGTAGGATCGGGTCAAACATCTCTTGGAATCAAag CTGCTAATGGGGTAGTAATTGCTACTGAGAAGAAATTGCCTTCAATCTTGGTTGATGAAACCTCT GTTCAGAAAATACAGTGTCTGACACCAAATATTGGAGTTGTTTACAG TGGTATGGGCCCCGATTTTCGAGTTTTGGTTCGAAAAAGTAGAAAGCAGGCAGAACAGTATCATAGATTGTATAAG tGGTGTAAAGCCTTTTGGTGTATCTCTACTGGTTGCTGGATACGATGA
- the LOC107892660 gene encoding uncharacterized protein isoform X7 encodes MFGWGNRNAFPLFPRPTTKQTFGPITPLFPSVSITDIGCNSPSEFEAGNRDSPSILNFIFLFLPSSSPDVSQFFPSRFLLLLLNSPSGKLVQIEHALTAVGSGQTSLGIKAANGVVIATEKKLPSILVDETSVQKIQCLTPNIGVVYRKETVLLILKDG; translated from the exons atgtttggttgggggaATAGGAATGCATTCCCCCTATTCCCTCGGCCCACCACCAAACAGACGTTTGGtcctattacacctctattccctTCCGTGTCTATTACTGATATTGGCTGTAATAGCCCTTCTGAGTTTGAAGCGGGGAATAGAGATTCCCCATCAATTCtcaattttattttcctttttctgcCCTCATCCTCTCCCGACGTTTCCCAATTTTTCCCTTCCAGATTTCTACTTCTTCTTCTG AACAGTCCTTCAGGAAAGCTAGTTCAAATCGAGCATGCCTTGACAGCAGTAGGATCGGGTCAAACATCTCTTGGAATCAAag CTGCTAATGGGGTAGTAATTGCTACTGAGAAGAAATTGCCTTCAATCTTGGTTGATGAAACCTCT GTTCAGAAAATACAGTGTCTGACACCAAATATTGGAGTTGTTTACAG AAAGGAGACTGTGCTTTTGATTTTGAAAGACGGTTAG
- the LOC107892660 gene encoding uncharacterized protein isoform X8 — MFGWGNRNAFPLFPRPTTKQTFGPITPLFPSVSITDIGCNSPSEFEAGNRDSPSILNFIFLFLPSSSPDVSQFFPSRFLLLLLNSPSGKLVQIEHALTAVGSGQTSLGIKAANGVVIATEKKLPSILVDETSVSFHSAIIWKARLFCSFSWRYIGSD; from the exons atgtttggttgggggaATAGGAATGCATTCCCCCTATTCCCTCGGCCCACCACCAAACAGACGTTTGGtcctattacacctctattccctTCCGTGTCTATTACTGATATTGGCTGTAATAGCCCTTCTGAGTTTGAAGCGGGGAATAGAGATTCCCCATCAATTCtcaattttattttcctttttctgcCCTCATCCTCTCCCGACGTTTCCCAATTTTTCCCTTCCAGATTTCTACTTCTTCTTCTG AACAGTCCTTCAGGAAAGCTAGTTCAAATCGAGCATGCCTTGACAGCAGTAGGATCGGGTCAAACATCTCTTGGAATCAAag CTGCTAATGGGGTAGTAATTGCTACTGAGAAGAAATTGCCTTCAATCTTGGTTGATGAAACCTCT GTTTCTTTTCATTCTGCAATTATCTGGAAAGCTCGGTTATTCTGTTCTTTTAGTTGGAGATATATTGGATCTGATTAA
- the LOC107892660 gene encoding uncharacterized protein isoform X4 codes for MHSPYSLGPPPNRRLVLLHLYSLPCLLLILAVIALLSLKRGIEIPHQFSILFSFFCPHPLPTFPNFSLPDFYFFFCPSGKLVQIEHALTAVGSGQTSLGIKAANGVVIATEKKLPSILVDETSVQKIQCLTPNIGVVYRFLFILQLSGKLGYSVLLVGDILDLINMHIALNCLKIKSATISVFCQCLKQVPVHVHL; via the exons ATGCATTCCCCCTATTCCCTCGGCCCACCACCAAACAGACGTTTGGtcctattacacctctattccctTCCGTGTCTATTACTGATATTGGCTGTAATAGCCCTTCTGAGTTTGAAGCGGGGAATAGAGATTCCCCATCAATTCtcaattttattttcctttttctgcCCTCATCCTCTCCCGACGTTTCCCAATTTTTCCCTTCCAGATTTCTACTTCTTCTTCTG TCCTTCAGGAAAGCTAGTTCAAATCGAGCATGCCTTGACAGCAGTAGGATCGGGTCAAACATCTCTTGGAATCAAag CTGCTAATGGGGTAGTAATTGCTACTGAGAAGAAATTGCCTTCAATCTTGGTTGATGAAACCTCT GTTCAGAAAATACAGTGTCTGACACCAAATATTGGAGTTGTTTACAGGTTTCTTTTCATTCTGCAATTATCTGGAAAGCTCGGTTATTCTGTTCTTTTAGTTGGAGATATATTGGATCTGATTAACATGCATATTGCATTAAactgcttgaaaatcaaatctgcAACTATCTCTGTGTTTTGCCAATGTCTTAAGCAAGTACCAGTTCATGTGCATCTATGA
- the LOC107892660 gene encoding proteasome subunit alpha type-2 isoform X6 has product MHSPYSLGPPPNRRLVLLHLYSLPCLLLILAVIALLSLKRGIEIPHQFSILFSFFCPHPLPTFPNFSLPDFYFFFCPSGKLVQIEHALTAVGSGQTSLGIKAANGVVIATEKKLPSILVDETSVQKIQCLTPNIGVVYSGMGPDFRVLVRKSRKQAEQYHRLYKWCKAFWCISTGCWIR; this is encoded by the exons ATGCATTCCCCCTATTCCCTCGGCCCACCACCAAACAGACGTTTGGtcctattacacctctattccctTCCGTGTCTATTACTGATATTGGCTGTAATAGCCCTTCTGAGTTTGAAGCGGGGAATAGAGATTCCCCATCAATTCtcaattttattttcctttttctgcCCTCATCCTCTCCCGACGTTTCCCAATTTTTCCCTTCCAGATTTCTACTTCTTCTTCTG TCCTTCAGGAAAGCTAGTTCAAATCGAGCATGCCTTGACAGCAGTAGGATCGGGTCAAACATCTCTTGGAATCAAag CTGCTAATGGGGTAGTAATTGCTACTGAGAAGAAATTGCCTTCAATCTTGGTTGATGAAACCTCT GTTCAGAAAATACAGTGTCTGACACCAAATATTGGAGTTGTTTACAG TGGTATGGGCCCCGATTTTCGAGTTTTGGTTCGAAAAAGTAGAAAGCAGGCAGAACAGTATCATAGATTGTATAAG tGGTGTAAAGCCTTTTGGTGTATCTCTACTGGTTGCTGGATACGATGA
- the LOC107892660 gene encoding probable proteasome subunit alpha type-7 isoform X3 produces MHSPYSLGPPPNRRLVLLHLYSLPCLLLILAVIALLSLKRGIEIPHQFSILFSFFCPHPLPTFPNFSLPDFYFFFCPSGKLVQIEHALTAVGSGQTSLGIKAANGVVIATEKKLPSILVDETSVQKIQCLTPNIGVVYSGMGPDFRVLVRKSRKQAEQYHRLYKLKVEYEKGTSEKNGNVVYHYFFTCLMIHGLAAMF; encoded by the exons ATGCATTCCCCCTATTCCCTCGGCCCACCACCAAACAGACGTTTGGtcctattacacctctattccctTCCGTGTCTATTACTGATATTGGCTGTAATAGCCCTTCTGAGTTTGAAGCGGGGAATAGAGATTCCCCATCAATTCtcaattttattttcctttttctgcCCTCATCCTCTCCCGACGTTTCCCAATTTTTCCCTTCCAGATTTCTACTTCTTCTTCTG TCCTTCAGGAAAGCTAGTTCAAATCGAGCATGCCTTGACAGCAGTAGGATCGGGTCAAACATCTCTTGGAATCAAag CTGCTAATGGGGTAGTAATTGCTACTGAGAAGAAATTGCCTTCAATCTTGGTTGATGAAACCTCT GTTCAGAAAATACAGTGTCTGACACCAAATATTGGAGTTGTTTACAG TGGTATGGGCCCCGATTTTCGAGTTTTGGTTCGAAAAAGTAGAAAGCAGGCAGAACAGTATCATAGATTGTATAAG CTGAAAGTGGAATATGAGAAGGGAACTTCAGAGAAAAATGGCAATGTTGTATATCACTATTTTTTCACATGCCTTATGATCCATGGCCTTGCTGCTATGTTTTGA